The following are from one region of the Paenibacillus sp. JZ16 genome:
- a CDS encoding AraC family transcriptional regulator, which yields MRIKPILQKTYFRTFLLLTTVLICSIIPFVYLLSAEFAKYTMLEVRSSSQNEVNNLASKAEMILGNLKANGLSMYADQNIQNWFFNTSNDPLINHAALVAQSNFMSTEPLIQRSYLINLKLDLVVDSKVGIVRNESFADQSMLKRVESFHPQYLRFFNHSLDGSDSLALILPATPKKPSDFYLVLLVDKPLLSKLLFGQTVSSEQDIRILDEHGQLLLGVSNPALSGQLYQASREQQDSDFQVRLPHQRWFVNTAKLTTENWSVYYSNEYHILTRHISLFQQKLITYTLLLLALLSLLFFWSSRRSLRSITFLSEKLKGKVAFANATSDARPDIQWINDGIDMLLNNVEQLHASMRNQSELVRTELLAQWMLHGTPGTKCYEYIQTKTKLASCEALFLAVLRIEAYTVFCERYDFPSRKLIKYAIRNISEEVIGAGSYAAEGLDMGGDHIILVVGGHASGGLQLQRLLEETQNQVARILNVDTTTAVSNAYDFGANIRNIYDHIYELTKLRFLNGEKQFFLESDYEEFMAGYPSASEALETAEIIKSIRRGRPESALALLRQQMKHVHELPYRDCKLNLTYFTYDLLKNFNKSSVLHEISSIHQLLERYSTLSEYQAWLESIVTMLASETEVPKSSSRKEEIVLEIKEYVDNHLQDAQLSIEQVADNFSFSVSYIRQLFKEIMNVSLSEYILQERIERVKEKLISSQLSVLEIADQCGFISKGHFFATFKKFTNLTPKQYREIHGDSAVKDIVPPSLSWRSGS from the coding sequence ATGAGGATCAAACCTATTTTACAGAAGACCTATTTTCGAACCTTTCTTTTACTGACCACCGTTCTGATCTGTTCCATTATTCCTTTCGTCTATCTACTGTCTGCGGAATTCGCAAAATACACCATGCTGGAGGTTCGCAGCAGTTCGCAGAACGAAGTCAACAACCTGGCTTCGAAGGCCGAAATGATTCTCGGCAATTTGAAAGCTAACGGGCTCAGCATGTACGCCGATCAGAATATTCAGAACTGGTTCTTCAATACAAGCAACGATCCGCTCATCAACCATGCTGCACTCGTCGCCCAATCCAATTTCATGTCCACCGAACCGCTCATCCAGCGATCCTATCTAATTAATTTGAAGCTCGATCTTGTCGTCGATTCCAAAGTCGGAATTGTCCGCAATGAATCCTTCGCCGACCAGAGCATGCTGAAGCGTGTGGAGTCATTCCACCCCCAATATTTGCGCTTCTTTAATCATTCGCTGGATGGCTCGGACTCCCTGGCCCTTATTCTGCCTGCAACCCCCAAGAAGCCGTCCGACTTCTATCTCGTGCTGCTCGTTGACAAACCGCTGCTGTCGAAGCTTTTGTTCGGCCAAACGGTCTCCTCGGAACAAGACATTCGGATTCTGGACGAGCACGGGCAACTTCTATTGGGCGTGTCTAATCCCGCGCTGAGCGGACAGCTATATCAAGCGAGCCGGGAGCAGCAGGACAGCGATTTTCAAGTTCGGCTCCCGCATCAGAGATGGTTCGTTAATACAGCCAAGCTGACTACTGAAAATTGGTCGGTATACTACTCGAACGAGTATCATATTTTGACACGCCATATCTCCTTATTCCAGCAAAAATTGATAACGTATACATTGCTTCTATTGGCACTCCTCTCCTTGTTGTTCTTCTGGAGTTCTCGCCGTTCCTTGCGCTCCATCACCTTCTTGTCGGAAAAGCTGAAGGGAAAGGTTGCATTCGCAAATGCCACGTCAGATGCCAGGCCGGATATCCAATGGATCAATGACGGCATCGATATGCTTCTGAACAATGTGGAACAGCTTCATGCATCCATGAGAAACCAATCCGAGCTCGTTCGAACGGAGCTTCTCGCCCAGTGGATGCTCCACGGTACGCCGGGTACCAAGTGCTACGAATATATTCAGACCAAGACCAAACTGGCCTCCTGTGAAGCTCTGTTTTTGGCCGTCCTTCGGATCGAAGCCTATACGGTCTTTTGCGAACGTTACGATTTCCCTTCCCGGAAATTGATCAAGTACGCCATACGCAATATTAGCGAAGAAGTGATTGGTGCAGGTTCTTATGCGGCCGAAGGCTTGGATATGGGCGGCGACCATATCATTCTGGTCGTTGGGGGCCATGCATCCGGCGGGCTTCAACTACAACGTCTTCTGGAGGAGACGCAGAATCAGGTTGCACGTATCCTGAACGTTGATACAACCACCGCAGTCAGCAATGCCTATGACTTCGGCGCCAATATCCGAAACATCTATGATCATATCTACGAATTGACGAAGCTGCGATTTCTTAACGGAGAGAAGCAATTTTTTCTGGAGAGCGATTATGAAGAGTTTATGGCAGGGTATCCTTCTGCGTCTGAGGCGCTGGAGACAGCCGAGATCATCAAGTCGATCCGCCGCGGCCGCCCGGAGAGCGCGCTCGCTCTGCTGCGTCAGCAGATGAAGCACGTCCATGAACTTCCTTATCGCGACTGCAAGCTTAACCTGACCTACTTTACCTACGATCTGCTCAAGAACTTCAACAAATCCAGCGTCCTGCACGAAATCAGCAGCATTCATCAATTACTCGAGCGGTACAGCACGCTGTCCGAGTATCAAGCATGGCTGGAGAGCATCGTGACAATGCTCGCGTCCGAGACCGAGGTTCCGAAATCTTCAAGCCGCAAGGAAGAAATCGTCCTGGAGATCAAAGAGTACGTGGACAACCACTTGCAGGATGCGCAATTGTCGATCGAGCAGGTAGCCGACAATTTTTCCTTCTCCGTGAGCTATATCCGGCAGCTTTTCAAAGAGATCATGAACGTGTCATTGTCCGAGTACATACTTCAGGAACGAATCGAGAGAGTGAAGGAGAAACTGATATCCAGCCAGCTCTCGGTACTGGAGATCGCAGATCAATGCGGCTTCATATCCAAAGGGCATTTTTTCGCCACATTCAAGAAGTTCACGAATCTTACTCCGAAGCAGTATCGGGAAATCCACGGGGACTCCGCCGTTAAAGATATCGTTCCTCCCAGCTTATCATGGAGAAGCGGCAGCTAG
- a CDS encoding ABC transporter permease, protein MAIPGVIFLVVFSYIPLSGHLLAFKDFQISKGIWGSDWVGLDNFRFFFSNRDWIQVTVNTVYLNALFIIFEMVFALLIALFLNEIRLKWFKRTIQSVVFLPYFISWVVVGYMTFILFNNTDGLINRVLSMSGLQAVDWYQTPWVWPIILTLTRIWKSAGYYSIILIAAITGFSSDYYESARLDGATRLQQMKYITLPLLKPQIIILVLLGVGRIFYGDFGMIYGIIGDNGILFPTTDVIDTYSYRALRQLGNFSMSSAIVFYQSIMGLIAVVSFNALVRKIDNDSRLF, encoded by the coding sequence ATGGCGATACCGGGAGTCATCTTTCTCGTTGTCTTCTCCTATATTCCTCTGTCCGGACATCTGCTAGCGTTCAAGGACTTTCAGATCAGCAAAGGTATATGGGGCAGTGATTGGGTGGGGCTGGATAACTTCCGCTTTTTTTTCTCCAATCGGGATTGGATTCAAGTTACGGTCAATACGGTTTATTTAAATGCGCTGTTCATTATTTTCGAGATGGTTTTTGCGCTTCTCATTGCTCTCTTCTTGAATGAGATTCGCTTGAAATGGTTTAAACGTACGATACAATCCGTCGTCTTCCTTCCTTACTTCATTTCCTGGGTTGTCGTAGGGTATATGACATTCATTCTATTCAACAACACGGACGGTCTGATTAACCGCGTGCTGAGCATGAGCGGACTTCAAGCCGTCGATTGGTACCAGACCCCGTGGGTATGGCCGATTATTCTAACCTTAACGCGAATCTGGAAGAGTGCCGGTTACTACTCGATTATTCTGATCGCTGCCATTACCGGGTTCTCCTCCGACTATTATGAGAGCGCTCGCCTGGACGGAGCCACGAGGCTGCAGCAGATGAAATACATTACGCTGCCTTTGCTGAAGCCGCAAATCATCATTCTCGTCCTCTTGGGAGTCGGACGTATCTTCTATGGTGATTTCGGTATGATCTACGGAATTATCGGGGACAACGGGATTCTATTTCCGACGACCGATGTCATCGATACATACTCCTATCGGGCGTTAAGGCAGCTGGGCAATTTTAGCATGTCATCGGCTATCGTGTTCTATCAGTCTATTATGGGGCTTATCGCCGTCGTTTCGTTTAATGCGCTGGTTCGGAAAATCGATAACGACTCCAGATTATTTTAG
- a CDS encoding carbohydrate ABC transporter permease, whose translation MNRPVALITPPRVRRTNGFSDKMAVFLFGLFLILFALVCLFPFWLMVINSFSSTRSLAVNGYSVWPDEFTLESYRFLLQGKQMFTSYGITIAVTAIGTVFGLVVTALFAYVLAHPKNRYGGFLSFMTYVPMVFGSGLVGFYLLVVQWLHLKDTLWALVLPYVMNPFFAFILVSFYRSLPYELNESANMDGAGEWTIFFKIIRPISTPVIATISLFYALQYWNDWWLSLLFIDNSDMYPLQLLLRQLMSQMQLTSLNHGNVLTLPPAEGVKLATVCLTIGPIILVYPMVQKYFVKGLTLGSVKG comes from the coding sequence ATGAATCGTCCGGTTGCTCTGATCACGCCCCCACGAGTTCGACGGACAAACGGGTTCTCCGATAAAATGGCGGTGTTCTTATTCGGACTGTTTTTGATTCTATTTGCACTGGTTTGTTTGTTTCCTTTTTGGCTGATGGTCATCAATTCGTTCTCCAGCACCCGAAGCTTGGCGGTGAACGGATACTCCGTATGGCCGGATGAATTTACGCTGGAGTCGTATCGCTTTCTCCTTCAGGGCAAGCAAATGTTTACCAGCTATGGCATCACCATTGCGGTAACAGCCATCGGAACCGTATTCGGCCTCGTTGTCACCGCGTTGTTTGCATACGTGCTGGCCCATCCGAAGAACCGATACGGCGGCTTCCTCTCGTTCATGACCTATGTGCCGATGGTCTTCGGCTCGGGGCTCGTCGGCTTCTATCTTCTCGTTGTTCAGTGGCTGCATCTGAAAGATACGCTATGGGCGCTTGTGCTCCCCTATGTCATGAATCCATTCTTTGCGTTTATCCTGGTCTCGTTCTATCGCTCGTTGCCTTATGAGCTGAACGAATCGGCTAATATGGACGGCGCCGGAGAGTGGACGATCTTCTTCAAAATTATCCGGCCGATCTCAACGCCGGTTATTGCGACGATCAGCTTGTTCTATGCGCTGCAATATTGGAACGATTGGTGGCTGTCGCTTCTGTTTATCGACAACAGTGATATGTACCCGCTTCAGCTGCTTCTTCGGCAGCTCATGTCGCAGATGCAGCTCACGTCGCTTAATCACGGCAATGTGCTGACGCTGCCGCCGGCGGAAGGGGTCAAGTTGGCAACGGTATGCCTGACGATCGGCCCGATTATACTCGTCTATCCAATGGTCCAGAAATATTTCGTTAAAGGTCTGACCCTCGGCTCGGTGAAAGGTTAA
- a CDS encoding extracellular solute-binding protein, with protein sequence MAKSKRKFLVTALLGLAIALSGCSGSGGGASAPGDAGETGDPSFEPVTLEVVIPGAKGANYDEVLAEVNKRLKAEINTQVKFTFVDFADLNQKTNVMLASGESVDLMFDAPWLHLDTMASQGYYEELSELLDEYGPNVKKTRPQQMWDANKINGNIYGVPLGSAYTQQRSIFIRKDLREQLNLPPVKTYEDLKAYLYAVRDSNSGITPLLAGADDVTYSWVNWLIRDDTSVNIRPTNFAGASLMLYYKGNDGKVYNFFETQEPKIWSGIQDVRKLFVDKVMSQDVLTNKSGPGDMQLQNKVAATPQMAFGIPKTYNDQLKQVVPDGELEAVRLFDLTPGKNLSNYKMDNFICIVKTSKHKDRAMMFLDWANRQENYDLLEHGIEGVNWKAVGEHQYDTLNNDGGIVSFQLMLNPALEREWAGIDEETREYSQFITQADNFTKDIMTGFTFDPTPVKNEVAQFATIQAKYYSGLFNGALDPDEYFARFKTEGEAVLKKIQNELQNQVDAFLAK encoded by the coding sequence ATGGCCAAATCAAAACGCAAATTCTTGGTGACAGCGCTGCTCGGACTAGCCATCGCTTTGTCCGGGTGCTCCGGATCCGGCGGGGGCGCCTCCGCGCCGGGCGATGCCGGGGAAACCGGAGATCCGTCCTTTGAACCGGTCACTTTGGAGGTTGTCATTCCGGGGGCAAAAGGAGCTAATTATGACGAGGTGCTGGCCGAAGTCAACAAGCGATTAAAAGCCGAAATCAATACGCAGGTTAAATTTACATTTGTCGACTTTGCCGATCTAAATCAGAAGACCAACGTCATGCTGGCTTCGGGAGAGAGCGTGGATTTGATGTTTGATGCCCCGTGGCTGCATTTGGACACGATGGCTTCCCAGGGCTATTACGAAGAATTAAGCGAACTGCTGGACGAATACGGCCCTAATGTGAAAAAGACGAGGCCGCAACAAATGTGGGACGCGAACAAAATTAACGGTAATATCTACGGCGTTCCCTTAGGAAGCGCCTATACCCAACAGAGGTCGATCTTCATCCGAAAGGACCTGAGGGAGCAGTTAAACTTGCCGCCCGTAAAGACGTATGAAGATCTAAAAGCTTATCTCTACGCCGTTCGTGACAGTAACTCCGGCATCACGCCGCTCCTCGCGGGCGCAGACGACGTCACCTACAGCTGGGTCAACTGGCTGATCCGGGACGATACCAGCGTCAACATTCGTCCAACGAATTTTGCTGGCGCCAGCTTGATGCTGTATTACAAGGGCAACGATGGCAAGGTCTACAACTTCTTTGAAACCCAGGAACCAAAGATCTGGTCGGGCATCCAGGATGTCCGCAAGCTGTTCGTTGACAAAGTCATGTCGCAGGATGTCTTGACGAATAAAAGCGGTCCGGGGGACATGCAGCTCCAGAACAAAGTCGCGGCCACGCCCCAAATGGCCTTTGGCATTCCCAAGACGTACAACGATCAGTTGAAGCAGGTCGTGCCCGATGGAGAGCTGGAAGCCGTCCGTCTATTCGATCTGACCCCTGGAAAGAACCTATCCAATTACAAAATGGATAATTTCATCTGTATTGTGAAGACGAGCAAACATAAAGACCGGGCGATGATGTTCCTCGATTGGGCCAACCGGCAGGAGAATTATGATTTGTTGGAGCACGGCATCGAAGGCGTGAACTGGAAAGCGGTCGGCGAGCATCAATACGATACACTGAACAACGATGGCGGCATTGTCTCGTTCCAGCTCATGTTGAATCCTGCGTTAGAGCGGGAGTGGGCCGGTATCGACGAAGAGACCCGAGAGTATAGTCAATTCATTACGCAAGCCGACAACTTCACGAAGGATATTATGACCGGCTTCACTTTCGATCCGACGCCGGTGAAGAACGAAGTGGCCCAGTTCGCGACCATTCAGGCCAAATATTATAGCGGATTATTTAACGGCGCGCTTGATCCGGACGAATACTTTGCCAGA